From Arachis hypogaea cultivar Tifrunner chromosome 3, arahy.Tifrunner.gnm2.J5K5, whole genome shotgun sequence:
CTCTCTCTCGATCATTTTGGATAGTACTAGTAGAACCAAGATACTGAAAAGTTTAATCCTCTGAGAAAATTGTTTTACACTAATGGTTCAAAATTATTCCCCAAATTTCGATGATATGACAATCGACATGATTTTCAATAGGCGACGGTGTTATCCCATTAATGTAGCTGACCCTCGCCCCATATATCGACACAGTTTTATTGTGTCACACATTTTCAGTGACCATCTTTTCTTGAAACCTATGCTTGATGTGTTCCTTAACTTGTTATTTCTTTTAGGTGGGTACGAAGACCGAGTCAAATAAAGTTGCTGCGAATGCCATTTTATATGAGTGCGTTCAAACAATAATGAGCATTGAAGGTAATGGTGGCTTGCGCGTGCTTGCCATCGGTATCCTAGGAAAATTCTTGTCAAACCGTGACAACAATATCAGGTATTTTTTCTGGACATTGCTTTTTCTTGATACCTATAGGAAATGTTGTATAAAGGTTATAACCACAAAAGTACATTGAGAGTTCGCCGAGTAAATTGAAGCAACAAATTTTTTTACTAAGAAAGGTTATCTATAACTGCCAAATCActaagaagaaggaatcagaatGAAGAGAGCAATGAATACCAAAATTTTTCTAAGCTTACTTGTTGCAGGCGCATTGGTCCCTTTTTTCTTGAGGGAAAAACATGTAAGGCAAATTTTTAAATAGGAGATGCATAGGTTGCTATATATAcggatatacacttccagtggtCTTGCTATTACAGTAAAAAGGACTTATAATTTGGAGCCAAGACAACATTGAATTATTTGGAAACGCTGTTTTACTGTGTTCCTGGAGCTTTTCTTCTGGATCATCTCTCTTTAAGCCTGTATGGCATGCTTATCATAGACAATCCATGATATGATAATGGGTTGGATGCATGTTAGCTTAGAAAAATTTTAGGAAAACAGTACACCACTTCCTGGTGAATTGTTACGTTCGAAGAATTTTTCCTAGAAATATTTTCCAGATGTTTTAAGCCCCCTCCCCCCTCTCTTTCCcctctttcttttttattgtatGTGTTTGTAATTTCTGTATTGTGATTGCCATGATACTCACTGTTTTAGTCAATTGAACTCTTCTAACTTATCATTTCAGATATGTGGCATTAAACATGCTGATGAAAGCTGTAACTGCTGATCCTCAGGCAGTGCTTAGGTATCGTGCAACAATTCTGGAATGTGTGAAGGTATTATGTTGCCTTCAATCTTTTTTCTTATTCAGTTACAAGTCTAAGCCTTGTTTTATGACTTTGAGAGGTTGTTGACTTAACTTTTTGGTCCAGGATGCTGATGCTTCAATTCGGAAAAGAGCCCTTGAACTTGTTTATGTTCTGgtgaatgaaagtaatgtgaagCCCCTAACGACAGAGCTAGTATCTTATCTGGAAACCTGTGATCAGGATTTCAAGGGGGACCTTACTGCTAAAATTTGCGCAATAGTTTCAAAGTGAGTCCTACAGATTATCAATGGCATTCCATTTTTGCGTACATAGTTTACTTTTAACATTTGCATTCACTTTCATGTGTATTAGGGTTGAAATAAGAAGCTAGGCTTGCATTTTCATATTTGAATTCATGGTgcaatttgttttctttttctctcacaTTAATTAATAATGTCTTGGTAGATTTTTCTGGCCTTTGTTTACCAATGCATTTGTTTGATTAAACAGAATCCATTTAGTTCATGTCTTATTGCCATCATCTCCACTCCCCTTTATTAGTTTAGAACTGGCAACTGGAGGtttttccttttaaaactttgCCATTATATCTAAATgtgttttgttaattaattagcaTTTACCTATTTGTGCCTCAGGTTTTCACCAGAGAAAATCTGGTATATTGATCAGATGATCAAGGTTTTGTTGGAGGTATACTTCTAAGAAACAAGATCTttgtagtgaaaaaaaaaattctgagaTAATGAAATCTGTGCTCATTTTTCAGTGTTTGATCATATCAGTAATGTGTGTGGTGTGTGGTAGTAACTTGTTTCTCATCTCTACACTTGGCATTCTACATCCCAGGAAAAATGACTCCTATGACACCCTGTTAAAATTATCCCACACATGCTGACAACTTGTTATTTGATTTAAATAAGTTTTTGATTTCAGTAAACCTTGATTTTATGTTGATCTCTACTTTATTTTGGGTCCCTATATTGGCTTGTCTCTTCCATTAAATGTTGACATAACAAGTTAAATATTGAGATGGCAGATGAGACATGTTACCATTTTGATTTGATGGAAGCATAGAGAGGTATAAGGCTAGGTTAGTAGCTAGGGGATATACACAAACCTATGGAGTAGACTATcaagagacttttgctccagttGCCAAACTCAGTTCTGTGCGGATTCTCTTATCCCTTGCTGCGAATTACAATTGGCCTTTACACCAATTGGATATAAAGAATGCTTTCCTGAATGGGGAACTAGAGGAAGAGGTGTTCATGAAACTTCCACCTGGATTTTAAGCTAAAcccaaaaaggaaaagatttataattaattctatttacataaaagattcaggaaagaaattaagaatctgattttgatttgatttagtcaacaCATTTAACTTATCACAACTAAATAGCTGGAAGCGACGAAACCAAACATTTTAAACATTTTTGGAGTGGGAAGAAAGGAGGACCAAAACCAAACTTATGATTACTTGTTTGGGTTGAAGTAAACTACTGTGTATGTTTTATTTAGTCTATTTGTCACTTTATATTTGCACTAGGACCCACTCCACTATTTCTTTATATCAGTCAGACAGTCACAAATTGTTGATAATCAAATTTGGTTGTTTTGTGAGTCCCTTTTCTACTATAAAGCAAGTCCAAATATTGACTTTATGATTTGTTAGTAGGCTGGAAATTTTGTAAAGGATGAAGTGTGGCGTGCCCTAATTGTTGTTATAAGCAATGCTTCAGAGCTTCATGGATATGCAGTAAGAGCATTATACAAGGCATTTCAAAAGTCAAATGAACAGGTGCTCTATTCTTCTCAGACAAAATATATGCTTATTGTTGATTTTTTGTCGCAGCCATAATGTTATAACATTGACTTCTATTTTTTATCAGGAAGCCTTCACTCGTGTTGCAATATGGTGCATTGGAGAGTATGGTGACTTGTTAATAAATAATGTTGGAATGCTTGACCTTGAAGATCGAATAACAGTAAGTAATATTTTCCTCCTTCGGAAGTTTCTAAATAAGTAAAGTTCTGAGAAAATGATGAGGACATTTAACCACTAACAGTTTCTGTAacgtatgtatgtatgtatgtatgtatgtatgtatgtatgtatgtatgtatgtatgtatgtgaaaCTACAAAACGAATACTTCACACCATGATCCTTTATTTGCTCTTAGTTTCTAAATATAGTGTTTTATTCTTCATGTATTTCATGCATGCAGGTGACTGAGTCAGATGCTGTGGATCTTATAGAGATTACTATACAATGCCATGCATTGGATTTTACCACAAAAGCAATGGCTTTGGTTGCCCTATTAAAGCTCTCTTCACGTTTCCCTTCTTGTTCAGAGTATGATTTGTTTTTTCCCGTTTGTAAATATCTGttacattttgttttaaaatggatttttttttctttcctgtcCCTGCTTCAGAGGAATATAATGATTCTAGTATAAGACCAAGCTCAATAGTTTAAACACTTGCTGCATGTTTACTCCCTCCCCTATGCATGTGATTTGACttcttgataagtcatatgactGTTTTTCATCCATGTATCTTCATTTGTTTTGCATATATACTCTTGTATTTGCATATTTGACATGTAAGTTCTATTCTGTTTTTGTTCCTTGTATAGGAGGATCAGGGAAATAATTGTTAAGTACAAAGGGAACTTTGTGCTAGAGTTGCAGCAAAGATCtatagaattcaattcaattattgCAAGACATCAAAATATTAGGTGAGGTTaaagtattttttgtttaatgaCATTGTATCAAGGGCTTGAATTTATAGTACTCTAGTAAAAGAAATCACATTATGGGAAATGTCATCATGTAGGTCTATGCTTGTAGAAAGGATGCCAGTTTTGGATGAGGCAACTTTCATTGGTCGCCAGGCTGGGTCTCTGCCTGATGCAGGTTCCATTTCGGCAGGATCTTCTGTGAGTCTTCCAAACGGGGTAGCCAAACCTGCAGACTCTCTTGTAGATCTGCTTGATCTAAATTCAAATGATGCTCCCGCACCAAGCTCTTCTGGTGGGGATTTTCTTCAGGACCTTCTTGGTGTCGATCTGTCACCGGCAGCACAATCGGGTCAGTGTTCTTTAAGATTTTCCATCTTTGTTCACTCCATAACAAAGATACATATTTATTTTTCAGAAACATGGTTTATGGCTAGACCATTACAAGATTTCAGAGTTTTATAGAAAGGATTTAGGGTTCTTCTATCATTTGTGGAAATATTACAAATATTACTCTGCTTATTGGGTTTGGTTATACTGCTGTTAGATGTAATTTATGAGGTGAGCATTGGAATTAAAGATCGGAGATAGTTGCATTGCACAATCCTCTGCAGTgccctttttccttttttatcttttaatgaaTAAACTTGCAAAATCATTTATGTTCATATCAGTCTGacattttcttgcatttttaggTGCTAACCAAACTTCAAAAAGTGGCACAGATGCTCTTTTGGATCTCTTGTCTGTTGGATCAGTGTCTAGACCTGTTGAATCACCTTCTGCACAAAGCAATTCTTCTGCCATAGACATTTTATCCGCCAGTAAAAGTGAAAAAGCATCCGTTTCACCATTAGATGATCTCTCATCACTCTCACtatcttcaagaacaacttcaATCACTGGAGCTGCTCCAATGATGGATTTGTTGGATGGTTTTGCATCCACCCCACCGAAAAGTGGTAAACTCAGTTATCaattaggaaattattttaatttacaattcAGTGCAAATACTAATTCATTTCCCCTATATTGTATTGAACAGAAAACAATGGGACAGTTTATCCATCTATAACTGCATTTGAGAGCAGCTCCTTGCAGTTGACATTCAATTTCTCAAAACAGCCAGGAAACTCACAAACAACGAATATCCAAGCTACCTTCATAAATTTGTCCTCTGATGAATACACAGA
This genomic window contains:
- the LOC112733943 gene encoding AP-1 complex subunit gamma-2 codes for the protein MDPILNPFSSGTRLRDMIRAIRACKTAAEERAAIRKECAAIRASINENDPDYRHRNLAKLMFIHMLGYPTHFGQMECLKCIASPGFPEKRIGYLGLMLLLDERQEVLMLVTNSLKQDLNHTNQYIVGLALCALGNICSAEMARDLAPEVERLLQFRDPNIRKKAALCSIRIIKKVPDLAENFVKPATALLKEKHHGVLITAVQLCADLCKVSREALEHIRKKCTEGLVRTLKDLANSSYSPEYDVSGITDPFLHIRLLKLLRLLGEGDADASDSMNDILAQVGTKTESNKVAANAILYECVQTIMSIEGNGGLRVLAIGILGKFLSNRDNNIRYVALNMLMKAVTADPQAVLRYRATILECVKDADASIRKRALELVYVLVNESNVKPLTTELVSYLETCDQDFKGDLTAKICAIVSKFSPEKIWYIDQMIKVLLEAGNFVKDEVWRALIVVISNASELHGYAVRALYKAFQKSNEQEAFTRVAIWCIGEYGDLLINNVGMLDLEDRITVTESDAVDLIEITIQCHALDFTTKAMALVALLKLSSRFPSCSERIREIIVKYKGNFVLELQQRSIEFNSIIARHQNIRSMLVERMPVLDEATFIGRQAGSLPDAGSISAGSSVSLPNGVAKPADSLVDLLDLNSNDAPAPSSSGGDFLQDLLGVDLSPAAQSGANQTSKSGTDALLDLLSVGSVSRPVESPSAQSNSSAIDILSASKSEKASVSPLDDLSSLSLSSRTTSITGAAPMMDLLDGFASTPPKSENNGTVYPSITAFESSSLQLTFNFSKQPGNSQTTNIQATFINLSSDEYTDFIFQAAVPKFLQLQLDPASGSTLPANGNGSITQNFRVTNSQNGKKSLVMRIRITYKINGKEKLEEGQISNFPRDL